From Cystobacter fuscus DSM 2262:
CCACCCCAAGGGCGTGCTCTACTCGCACCGCTCCATCGTGCTGCACTCGCTCGCCGAGTGCATGAGCGACACCATCGGCGTGGGCGAGGCGGACACCATGCTCCCCGTGGTGCCCATGTTCCACGCCGCCGCCTGGGGCCTGCCCTTCAGCTCCTTCTTCACGGGCGCGAAGCTCGTCTTTCCGGGGCCGCACCTGGACCCTTCCTCCCTGTTGGACCTCATGGCCCAGGAGCGCGTCACGCTCGCCGCGGGCGTGCCCACCATCTGGCTGGGCATCCTCGCGCTGTTGGATCAGGAGCCCAAGCGCTGGGACCTGCGCTCGGTGCGCTCGATGTTGATTGGCGGCGCGGCGGCGCCCCCGGCGATGATCGAGGGCTTCCTCCACCGCCATGGCCTCGTCGTCACGCATGCCTGGGGGATGACGGAGCTCAATCCCGTGGGGACGCTCGCCCGGCCGCGCCGTCAGCACGAGCAGCGCCCCCAAGCCGAGCGGCTCGCCCTGCGTGCCACCCAGGGCTACGCGGTGCCCTTCGTGGAGTTGCGCCATGTGAGTGATTCGGGACAGGTGTTGCCCTGGGATGGCACCACCATGGGCGAGCTGGAGGCGCGCGGCCCCTGGGTGGCCTCCTCGTATTACGGCGACGAGGGCGCGGATCGGTTCACGGCGGACGGGTGGTTCAAGACGGGCGATGTCGTGACGATCGACGCCGAGGGGTACGTGCGCATCACGGATCGCTCCAAGGACGTCATCAAGTCCGGCGGCGAGTGGATCAGCTCGGTGGCGCTGGAGAACGCCCTCATGGCGCACCCGGCGGTGTTGGAGGCGGCCGTGTTCGCCGCGCGCCACCCCAAGTGGGACGAGCGGCCGCTGGCCGCGGTGGTGCTCAAGCCCGGCCAGTCGGCCACGAAGGAGCAGCTCATCGCCCACCTGGAGCCGCACTTCGCCAAATGGTGGCTGCCGGAGGACTACGTCTTCCTGCCGCAGATTCCCCGCACCTCCACCGGCAAGTTCCTCAAGACGAAGCTGCGCGAGGACCTGGGCGACTACCTGCTCAAGGCGTCACGGGGAGGCAGTTGAGCGGGCGACATACGCCCTTCCTCTGAGGTAGCGCCTTGAGGGAGGTGGCGCCTTGAGGGCCCGGCAAGGGTAGGGTGCTTCACATGGCTTACACTTGTCGGCTTTCGCGCCCGCTCTGGGGCGTACTCCTGTGGGCGTTGGTCTCGGGCTGCGCGACGGGCTCCGCGTCGCTCGAACCGGTTCGCGAGGAAGCGGTGGAGGTGATGCTCCCGCCCGCCGTCGAGGAACTCTCCCACTTCGTGCTCATCCTCCAAGAGGGCACGGACGGCGGGATGACGCACG
This genomic window contains:
- a CDS encoding long-chain fatty acid--CoA ligase, producing the protein MLTGRMMDFPLTLTHFLERARTYFGSSEIVSRRPDKSLQRSTYADFCRRAARLAHALTRLGVKPGDRVASLCWNHQQHLELYFAVPSMGAVLHTLNLRLHPNDLGYIARHAEDRVLVVDRSLLPLLEKFIATVPSVQHVLVVPDDGPVPEGRLDYEALLAAEPDSFAFPPLEERSAAMLCYTSGTTGHPKGVLYSHRSIVLHSLAECMSDTIGVGEADTMLPVVPMFHAAAWGLPFSSFFTGAKLVFPGPHLDPSSLLDLMAQERVTLAAGVPTIWLGILALLDQEPKRWDLRSVRSMLIGGAAAPPAMIEGFLHRHGLVVTHAWGMTELNPVGTLARPRRQHEQRPQAERLALRATQGYAVPFVELRHVSDSGQVLPWDGTTMGELEARGPWVASSYYGDEGADRFTADGWFKTGDVVTIDAEGYVRITDRSKDVIKSGGEWISSVALENALMAHPAVLEAAVFAARHPKWDERPLAAVVLKPGQSATKEQLIAHLEPHFAKWWLPEDYVFLPQIPRTSTGKFLKTKLREDLGDYLLKASRGGS